A single genomic interval of Coregonus clupeaformis isolate EN_2021a chromosome 36, ASM2061545v1, whole genome shotgun sequence harbors:
- the LOC121552569 gene encoding cyclin-C: protein MAPTCVFLASKVEEFGVVSNTRLISAATSVLKTRFSYAFPKEFPYRMNHILECEFYLLELMDCCLIVYHPYRPLLQYVQDMGQEDMLLPLAWRIVNDTYRTDLCLLYPPFMIALACLHVACVVQQKDARQWFAELSVDMEKILEIIRVILKLYDQWKNFDDRKEMAAVLNKMPKPKPPPNSENDQSSNGNQNNSYSQS, encoded by the exons ATGGCTCCTACATGTGTGTTCCTGGCCTCGAAAGTGGAG GAATTTGGTGTTGTTTCAAACACTCGTCTGATCTCTGCAGCTACGTCTGTGT TAAAAACAAGATTTTCCTATGCCTTCCCCAAGGAGTTCCCTTACAGAATGAACCAT ATATTAGAATGTGAGTTCTACCTACTAGAGCTCATG GACTGCTGTTTGATAGTATACCACCCCTACAGACCTCTGCTGCAGTATGTGCAGGACATGGGGCAGGAGGACATGCTACTGCCACTGGCCTG GAGAATAGTGAATGACACGTATAGGACAGACCTCTGTTTACTCTACCCTCCCTTCATGATTGCACTAG CCTGTCTGCATGTTGCCTGTGTGGTGCAGCAGAAAGACGCCAGGCAGTGGTTCGCTGAGCTCTCTGTCGACATGGAGAAG ATCCTGGAGATCATCCGAGTCATCCTGAAGCTGTACGACCAGTGGAAGAACTTTGACGACAGGAAGGAGATGGCTGCAGTGCTCAACAAGATGCCTAAACCCAAGCCGCCTCCCAACAG TGAGAATGACCAAAGCTCCAATGGGAACCAGAACAACTCCTACAGCCAGTCATAG